Proteins encoded in a region of the Sphingomonas japonica genome:
- the plsX gene encoding phosphate acyltransferase PlsX → MASSTVIAVDAMGGDEGLSVMLEGVARARRRFDEMRFILVGDEAAIRDGLKTHPNLTAASEIVHAAGVVASDDKPSQAIRRARTTSMGVAIEQVKQGRAGACVSSGNTGALMAMAKLSLRTMPGIDRPALAALMPSLGETDTVMLDLGANTECDTRNLVQFAVMGAAYARTALDLDRPRVALLNIGTEDQKGTDSIRDAAAQLRAASHLPLSFEGFIEGDRLSRGVIDVIVCDGFSGNIALKTAEGTARFVADLLKRAFSSSIRSKLGFLISLPATRLLRDHLDPNNHNGAVFLGLNGLVLKSHGKANALGVENAIAVAAKAVRDDLSRRIAEDLSNFEAKAA, encoded by the coding sequence ATGGCTTCCAGCACGGTAATCGCCGTCGATGCGATGGGCGGCGATGAAGGGCTGTCGGTCATGCTCGAGGGGGTGGCGCGCGCGCGCCGCCGCTTCGACGAGATGCGTTTCATCCTGGTCGGGGACGAGGCGGCGATTCGTGACGGGCTCAAGACCCATCCCAACCTCACCGCCGCATCGGAAATCGTCCATGCCGCGGGCGTGGTCGCATCGGATGACAAGCCCAGCCAAGCAATCCGGCGCGCGCGCACCACGTCGATGGGCGTCGCGATCGAACAGGTGAAGCAGGGCCGGGCCGGGGCGTGCGTGTCGTCGGGAAACACCGGCGCGCTGATGGCGATGGCCAAACTGTCGCTGCGCACGATGCCGGGCATCGACCGCCCCGCACTGGCCGCGCTGATGCCCTCGCTCGGCGAGACCGATACGGTGATGCTCGATCTCGGCGCCAATACCGAGTGCGACACGCGCAACCTCGTCCAGTTCGCGGTGATGGGTGCTGCCTATGCGCGCACCGCGCTCGATCTCGACCGCCCGCGCGTGGCGCTGCTCAACATCGGCACCGAGGATCAGAAGGGCACCGACAGCATCCGCGACGCCGCTGCGCAGCTGCGCGCCGCATCGCATCTGCCGCTGTCGTTCGAGGGCTTCATCGAAGGCGACCGACTGTCGCGCGGCGTGATCGACGTGATCGTCTGCGATGGCTTTTCCGGCAATATCGCGCTCAAGACTGCCGAGGGTACCGCGCGCTTCGTCGCCGACCTGCTGAAGCGGGCGTTCAGCAGCTCGATCCGCTCGAAGCTCGGCTTCCTGATCTCGCTGCCGGCGACGCGGTTGCTGCGCGATCATCTCGATCCCAACAACCACAATGGTGCGGTATTTCTCGGGCTCAACGGACTCGTGCTCAAGAGCCACGGCAAGGCGAACGCGCTCGGGGTCGAGAATGCGATCGCGGTCGCGGCCAAGGCGGTGCGCGACGATCTGTCGCGGCGCATCGCCGAGGATCTGAGTAATTTCGAGGCCAAGGCAGCGTGA
- a CDS encoding beta-ketoacyl-ACP synthase III — protein sequence MTRRSVFLGTGSALPAKRVSNAELAERVDTSDEWITERTGIRFRHIADDSETTASLATDAARRALESAGIEAAQIDLIVLATATPDQTFPASATKVQAALGIDDCVAFDVGAVCSGFLYALQVADAMLTSGAANRAIVIGAETFSRILDWEDRATCVLFGDGAGAVVLEAEETDGRGILATRLHADGRHNQLLYVDGGPSTTGTVGKVRMRGREVFRHAVVNLASVMTEGLAAAGLTAADVDWVVPHQANARILDATARKLGLAPEKVVVTVDIHANTSAASVPLALDVAVRDGRIKRGDLVVLEAMGGGFTWGASIVRF from the coding sequence GTGACCCGTCGCTCGGTCTTTCTCGGAACCGGTTCGGCGCTTCCGGCCAAGCGCGTGTCGAACGCGGAACTCGCCGAGCGCGTCGATACATCGGATGAATGGATCACCGAGCGCACCGGCATCCGCTTTCGCCACATCGCCGACGACAGCGAGACGACGGCGAGCCTCGCCACCGATGCCGCGCGCCGCGCTCTGGAATCAGCCGGGATCGAGGCGGCACAGATCGACCTGATCGTGCTCGCGACCGCTACTCCCGACCAGACCTTTCCTGCCAGCGCTACGAAGGTGCAGGCGGCGCTCGGCATCGACGACTGCGTCGCGTTCGACGTCGGCGCGGTATGCTCGGGCTTTCTCTACGCGCTGCAGGTCGCCGATGCGATGCTGACGAGCGGTGCCGCCAATCGTGCGATCGTGATCGGCGCCGAGACCTTCAGCCGCATTCTCGACTGGGAAGACCGCGCCACCTGCGTCCTGTTCGGCGATGGCGCGGGCGCGGTCGTGCTCGAAGCGGAGGAGACCGACGGGCGCGGCATCCTCGCCACCCGGCTCCACGCCGACGGACGCCATAACCAGCTCCTCTATGTCGATGGCGGTCCGTCGACCACCGGCACCGTCGGCAAGGTGCGGATGCGCGGGCGCGAGGTGTTCCGCCACGCCGTCGTCAACCTCGCCAGCGTCATGACCGAGGGGCTCGCCGCCGCCGGCCTGACCGCGGCCGATGTCGACTGGGTGGTGCCGCACCAGGCCAATGCCCGCATCCTCGACGCGACCGCGCGCAAACTCGGGCTCGCTCCCGAAAAGGTAGTCGTCACCGTCGATATCCATGCCAACACCTCTGCCGCTTCGGTACCGCTCGCGCTCGACGTGGCGGTGCGCGACGGGCGCATCAAGCGCGGCGATCTCGTCGTGCTGGAAGCCATGGGCGGCGGCTTCACCTGGGGCGCGTCGATCGTGCGCTTCTGA
- a CDS encoding integration host factor subunit alpha, translating to MTSGGTLTRADLADALQRDVGLSRADSSRMVEQILEHMCEALSKGENVKISGFGSFILRDKGERIGRNPKTGVEVPIAPRRVLTFRASQMMRDRIVNPA from the coding sequence ATGACGTCGGGGGGTACACTGACCAGGGCGGATCTGGCCGACGCGCTGCAGCGCGATGTCGGGCTGTCGCGCGCGGATTCGTCGCGCATGGTCGAACAGATTCTCGAACATATGTGCGAGGCGCTGTCCAAGGGCGAGAACGTCAAGATTTCCGGCTTCGGCAGTTTCATCCTGCGCGACAAGGGCGAGCGCATCGGACGCAATCCCAAGACCGGCGTCGAGGTGCCGATCGCGCCCCGCCGCGTGCTCACCTTCCGCGCGAGCCAGATGATGCGCGATCGCATCGTCAATCCGGCCTGA
- a CDS encoding MerR family transcriptional regulator has translation MAGPDKSATAFRTIGELADELGLPQHRLRYWETRFPQLRPLQRGGQRRYYRVEDVALVRRIDRLLNQDGYTIQGVQKLLASERRRAPKLVKPDGLRALRDMLARALAADGGGA, from the coding sequence ATGGCCGGTCCCGACAAATCGGCGACGGCGTTCCGGACGATCGGCGAACTGGCGGACGAACTGGGCCTGCCGCAGCATCGACTGCGCTATTGGGAGACCCGCTTCCCACAGCTGCGCCCGCTCCAGCGCGGCGGGCAGCGGCGCTACTACCGGGTCGAGGACGTCGCGTTGGTCCGCCGCATCGACCGCCTGCTCAATCAGGATGGCTACACCATCCAGGGCGTCCAGAAACTGCTGGCCAGCGAGCGGCGGCGGGCGCCGAAATTGGTGAAGCCCGATGGCCTTCGCGCGCTGCGCGACATGCTGGCGCGCGCGCTGGCGGCAGATGGCGGCGGCGCCTGA
- a CDS encoding SixA phosphatase family protein — MRTLTLLRHAKSAWTDPVLRDFDRPLNARGQKAAATIGRHLREAGVGFDHVVASPAVRVTETLEHFYQGFGTKFVPTWDRRIYLASSATLIDVLREAPEDAKRVLMVGHNPGLEDLVFDLVPPGGPLREAVEEKYPTAAIAEMALPIDDWAQITSGRATLERFVRPRDLDPALGPDDD; from the coding sequence ATGCGAACGCTGACGCTGCTGCGCCATGCCAAGTCGGCCTGGACCGATCCCGTGCTTCGCGATTTCGACCGACCGCTCAATGCCCGCGGGCAAAAGGCGGCAGCGACGATCGGACGGCATCTGCGCGAGGCAGGCGTCGGGTTCGACCATGTCGTGGCGTCGCCGGCCGTCCGCGTGACCGAAACGCTCGAGCATTTCTATCAGGGGTTCGGCACCAAATTCGTTCCGACGTGGGACCGGCGCATCTATCTGGCGTCGTCGGCGACCTTGATCGACGTGCTGCGCGAGGCACCTGAGGATGCGAAGCGCGTGCTGATGGTGGGGCACAATCCCGGGCTGGAAGACCTGGTGTTCGATCTGGTGCCGCCGGGCGGACCCCTGCGGGAAGCGGTCGAGGAGAAATACCCGACCGCAGCGATCGCCGAGATGGCGCTGCCGATCGACGACTGGGCGCAGATTACAAGCGGGCGGGCAACGCTGGAGCGGTTCGTACGGCCGCGCGATCTCGACCCGGCGCTGGGTCCCGACGACGATTGA
- a CDS encoding ATP-dependent DNA helicase: MTALPYPALHASHGGVWIAEGGRTRPIGRGEAIRIAADTPLILLNAPLVGQRLGHPELSGLDILELFAFLFPARFMVPTPKGLAAATGLTLPDGDDAVAAFLSEAAAALLGAAERDWPEREGAWHAAQSLARARWSWAPIVTQAIARPEKPERWLYSMLPEWDEQAPRPAPRTIGLDPGDVQQRLKTLTGKGAETRDGQRAFAAAATHAFVPRDVRDMPNMVLAEAGTGIGKTLGYLAPASLWAEKADGAVWVSTYTKALQRQLAHESERLFPDAAIRKARVVTRKGRENYACLLNLEDALQGGFAGRAAILAQLVARWAAYTADGDMVGGDLPGWLPTLFRRNGSTALTDRRGECIYAGCPHYRKCFIERAARASAAADIVIANHALVMVNAARGREATTRPTRYVFDEGHHLFDAADAMFSVALTGQEAIEIRRWIVGPEGGGRGRRRGLAARLSDVASYDEQGAAAIEQAIDAARALPSDGWLQRVAEGDPFGPVEALLGAVRGLVYARDTKGAGDAGYGLETELAEPDGALVEAAGPAGASIDAVLRPLVALGRRLEAVLTDAPDWMDGPARARIEGAIASLSWRADTVGAWLALIARIGGPADADFVDWLAVDRIEGREYDIGLHRHWIDPTRPFADTVLKSAHGVVVTSATLKSGGDWDVARARSGASHLIRAPSEFEAASPFDYANHSEVLIVTDVKRGDLPALANAYGRLIVAADGGTLGLFTAIRRLRGVHARIADRLAREGLPLLAQHVDPIDTGTLVDIFRDDPRASLIGTDALRDGVDVPGRSLRLVVMEGVPWPKPSVLHAARRLAGGGKDYDDRIVRARLAQAFGRLIRRADDKGAFVLLSAAMPSRLLTAFPPGVTVSRVTLDEAIERVRALSIPAAIGHGAAQETA, from the coding sequence ATGACGGCGCTTCCCTACCCCGCCCTCCACGCCAGCCATGGCGGCGTGTGGATCGCCGAAGGCGGAAGGACGCGTCCGATCGGGCGCGGCGAGGCGATCCGCATCGCCGCCGACACGCCGCTGATCCTGCTCAACGCGCCGCTGGTCGGGCAGCGGCTGGGCCATCCCGAACTGTCCGGGCTCGACATCCTCGAGCTGTTCGCCTTCCTGTTTCCCGCGCGCTTCATGGTGCCGACTCCCAAGGGGCTGGCCGCTGCGACCGGGCTGACGCTGCCCGACGGCGACGATGCGGTCGCGGCGTTCCTGAGTGAAGCCGCCGCGGCGCTGCTCGGCGCGGCCGAGCGCGACTGGCCCGAGCGCGAAGGCGCGTGGCACGCCGCGCAATCGCTCGCCCGGGCGCGCTGGTCCTGGGCGCCGATCGTGACGCAAGCCATCGCCAGACCCGAAAAGCCCGAACGCTGGTTGTATTCGATGCTGCCCGAATGGGATGAACAGGCGCCCCGACCCGCACCGCGCACGATCGGCCTTGACCCTGGCGACGTGCAGCAGCGGCTGAAAACCCTTACCGGCAAGGGTGCCGAAACCCGCGACGGTCAACGGGCGTTCGCCGCCGCCGCCACGCACGCCTTCGTGCCGCGCGACGTGCGCGACATGCCGAACATGGTGCTGGCAGAAGCGGGGACCGGAATCGGCAAGACATTGGGCTATCTCGCGCCAGCATCGCTATGGGCGGAAAAGGCCGACGGCGCGGTCTGGGTATCGACCTATACCAAGGCGCTGCAGCGGCAACTGGCACATGAAAGCGAACGGCTGTTCCCCGATGCCGCAATACGCAAGGCGCGGGTGGTGACGCGCAAGGGACGCGAGAATTACGCGTGCCTGCTCAATCTCGAAGACGCGCTGCAGGGCGGCTTTGCCGGGCGCGCTGCGATCCTGGCGCAACTGGTGGCGCGCTGGGCGGCCTATACCGCCGACGGGGACATGGTCGGCGGCGACCTACCCGGCTGGCTGCCGACGCTATTCCGGCGCAACGGATCGACCGCTCTGACCGACCGGCGCGGCGAGTGCATCTATGCCGGATGCCCGCATTACCGAAAATGCTTCATCGAGCGCGCGGCGCGGGCGAGCGCGGCTGCCGACATCGTCATCGCCAACCACGCATTGGTGATGGTCAATGCCGCGCGCGGGCGCGAGGCGACGACGCGCCCCACGCGGTACGTGTTCGACGAGGGGCACCACTTGTTCGACGCAGCCGATGCGATGTTCTCGGTGGCGCTGACCGGACAGGAGGCGATCGAGATCCGGCGCTGGATCGTCGGTCCCGAAGGCGGCGGGCGCGGACGGCGGCGCGGGCTGGCGGCCCGGCTGTCCGACGTGGCGAGCTATGACGAGCAGGGTGCCGCCGCCATCGAGCAGGCGATCGATGCGGCACGGGCACTGCCGTCGGACGGATGGTTGCAACGCGTCGCCGAGGGCGATCCGTTCGGGCCGGTCGAGGCGCTGCTCGGCGCCGTGCGCGGGTTGGTGTACGCACGCGACACCAAGGGCGCGGGAGATGCGGGATATGGCCTGGAAACCGAATTGGCCGAGCCCGACGGCGCGCTGGTCGAAGCGGCGGGGCCGGCGGGAGCCTCGATCGACGCGGTGCTGCGGCCGCTGGTCGCGCTGGGGCGGCGGCTCGAGGCGGTACTGACCGATGCGCCCGACTGGATGGACGGCCCGGCGCGTGCGCGGATCGAAGGCGCGATCGCCTCGCTTTCGTGGCGTGCCGATACGGTCGGCGCGTGGCTGGCGCTGATCGCGCGGATCGGCGGCCCCGCCGACGCCGATTTCGTCGATTGGCTGGCGGTCGATCGCATCGAGGGGCGCGAATACGACATCGGGCTGCATCGCCACTGGATCGACCCGACCCGACCCTTCGCCGATACGGTGCTCAAAAGCGCGCACGGCGTCGTCGTCACCTCGGCCACGCTCAAGAGCGGCGGCGACTGGGACGTCGCGCGCGCGCGTAGCGGGGCCAGCCACCTGATCCGCGCGCCGAGCGAGTTCGAAGCGGCGAGTCCGTTCGATTATGCCAACCACAGCGAAGTGCTGATCGTCACCGACGTCAAGCGCGGCGACCTGCCCGCGCTCGCCAATGCCTATGGTCGCCTGATCGTCGCGGCGGACGGTGGAACACTGGGCCTGTTCACGGCGATCCGAAGGCTGCGCGGCGTCCACGCGCGGATTGCCGACCGGCTGGCACGCGAAGGGCTGCCGCTGCTCGCACAGCATGTCGATCCGATCGACACCGGCACGCTGGTCGATATCTTCCGCGACGATCCGCGCGCGTCGCTGATCGGCACCGACGCGCTGCGCGACGGCGTCGACGTGCCGGGCCGGTCGCTGCGGCTGGTGGTGATGGAGGGCGTGCCGTGGCCCAAGCCGAGCGTACTGCACGCGGCGCGGCGCCTCGCGGGCGGTGGCAAGGATTATGACGATCGCATCGTCCGCGCACGATTGGCGCAGGCATTCGGGCGGCTGATCCGGCGCGCCGACGACAAGGGCGCCTTCGTGCTGCTGTCGGCAGCGATGCCGTCGCGGCTGCTGACCGCCTTTCCGCCGGGTGTGACCGTATCGCGCGTCACGCTCGACGAAGCGATCGAGCGCGTACGTGCCCTTTCCATCCCCGCCGCCATCGGGCATGGCGCCGCGCAGGAGACGGCCTGA